The stretch of DNA TTAATTTTATTCTCTATGGCCATCTCATTAAGCCAGGCCGGTATCGTTACGTTCTTGCTTACGGATTTTTTTGTCTCCTCTTTACGAAGGATATCCATCCGCACATCGATTAGAACGGCAACTTCGTCTTCTTCTGGTTGCAGCTTGTTGACCGGAGAGGGGGTTGGAATGGAGTCGTTATCATCTTCCATGCAGAGCAAATGACCTCCTAAAGCGTCTTTTGCGCTGGCGATAGCGTCAGCGTAGTCCTTACCGAAAGTATTACAGCCTGGAAGGTCTGGAAAGCGGACACAGACATACTTACCGTCTTCAGAGAGCAGCGCTGGATATATGCGAACATCCTTTTTCATAAGAAGTCGTCTCCTTTCTGAGGCGGGGTTACTTGAGCCCCGCCTGTTTCATGATGCTATTGAATGTCTTGGGTGGAACGTCCTTTTGGGGATGCTTTACAGTTGTCTTCCCCGGCTTTGTCGGATGCTTGAAATGATGGTGGCTACCGACTGTCTTGATCCAGTACCAGCCGTCATTTTCAAGAATCTTGATTATTTCGCTGGACTTCATCACTTTTCCCCCTGACATCGTTATTATAATGCGCATTATTATGCGCGTCAATTTTTTAGGTTATTGGAGGCGACCGCCGGGAGCGGGTGGAGGTGACGCAGGACCAGGTGGTAGAAGAGTTAGCCCTAATAGCCTTCGGTAATCCCCATGACGTCATGGAATGGGGACCTGGTGGTGTGCATTTATGTTCTAGTTTCGAGCTGACGTTCGACCAAGCGGCAATAGTGGCTGAGGTTGCAGAGACGACAATCCAGACCGGAGGATCTCTGAGGCTGATCCTCGTAGAGGTCTAAAAGACTGGCTCGAACGGGCTTCGTCGAAACGAGATCTCCGACATAAAAACGAAGGAGGAACCCCAGTTTTGGGGTTCCTCCTTCGTTTTTATGTTTCCCGGGAAACATAACGGTTTTAGGAAACTACAGGCTGTTGAGCCCCATCTCCGATACCGATCTGGCTGCACCTATGCAGCCGTTTCTCTTAGCTGTCTCCAGCCAATGTTCCGCCTTATCCTTTTGCCCCATTTTGGCATAGAGAGAGGCCAGACTCATCTGAGCGGTGGCGTTGCCCTGATAGGCCGATAGGCTCAGCCACTTGAGTGCCTGGTCCCTGTCGGCGGTAACCAGATAACCGGCGGCATAGGCCTCTCCAAGCACCCTCTGAGCCTCCGAATCGCCCTGTTTCGCAAGTTTGTGGATCGACTGAAATTCCTGGGAGTCCACGGCGCCTACCCAACCAGGGGCTATAACACAGAGAGAGAACAACGCAAAAATCAAAAACACAGCCTTGAACATATTCACAGAAAACACCTCTTTTGGAGACGTATTTAGGATCTTTTACAGCTCGGATTATACATCTCCTTTCGGCGAATGCAATAGAGAGAGAAAAAGAAAGATAAGTGAAACTCGTTTTGTTTGATTTTATGTTTTTCTGTTGTTCAACCCTATACCGTCTCGGCGTTTTAACTCCTCCCTCACCGCCTCGGTTAGAGCCATGGAGGCCTGATCGGTTCGGCCGGATATTTCGTCCAGAAGGTAGAGCAGGTCGGTGGAGCCGATCCTTCTGAGGAAAATCCCCTCTTGGTCGTGTGTCATTGCGTCGAGACCTCCTTTCCTGGAAAATGATCTCGAAAGGACGTGATATCCATGGATATGCTTAAAGTTATGCTGTCTCGCAGGAGCGTCAGGGCTTTCGACAGGGATAAGCCGGTTGAAAGCTGGAAGAAGGATGCGGTGATAGCCGCAGCAACCTCGGCACCCAGTGCTAAAAATTTGAGACCCGTCAGGTTTCTGGTGCTGGACGACAGAGAGATACTGGACGATCTCGGAAACGTCCTGTCTCAGGGTAAACCCTTCAAGGAGTGCGATTTCGCCGTGGCGGTCTGTGCCGATCTGTCCGATTATCCCGATGGAAGCCTGGGATGGCTGGAGGACTGCTCCGCAGCCCTGGAGAATATGCTGATAGAGGCCACCTCGCTCGATCTCGCTTCCTTTTGGTTCGGGGTCTATAGAAGAGATCCCAAGGAAGGGCAGGTCCGGTCGGTTCTAGAGGTTCCCTCCCACGTGGAGGTCCAGGGAATAGGGGTCTTCGGCTACGGTGCCGAGTCCGTTCCGGCCAGGGAGGGAGTCGACAGCTCCGTGGTCAGATACGGCAGATGGGGAGACTTCAAGGCCTGATTTTTGTAAGATATAGGGTGACGAAGATATTGATCTTATTTGACTAAAGGCATCTATAAAAAACACTCCTCGGAGAGGTCGTTTCGGCAGAGCCCGTTCGAGCCCGTATTCCCGACCGGCCGTCGTGTAGTACGGATGGGGCGACAGGACGTCGCCCCAAGCCGAGGGGGCACAGGACGTGCCCTCTGAGGCGATTCGTACGAAACAGGCAGGTCGGGAATACGTTCGGGCGAGACAGGGCGGAGCCGAAACGACCTCTCCGAGGAAACTCGGAAGTGCGTTTTTAGAGGTGTCCTAAAAAAGGATGGGAGGACCTCAAAGGCTCTCCCATCCTTTTATTATCCCTCTGAGTCTTAGGTCCTCCATGGTCTCCTCCGCACTCTCCAACAGTGAGATAGGAACTTCCACCTTTACCGAGACCTTCTCCCCGAAGGACGGCGCCACGTTTTCCTCCGGTATTCCAAGAGCTGTCAGATGGTGAAGACAGTCTCCGTAGTTTTCGTATCCTACGGTGAAACCCAGAGGTGCTGTGACGGTCCTCTCCTCTTTGGGACAGATCTCCAGGACTCCATGGGCGGAGGCGGAGTAGGCGTCTATCAGACCTCTGACCCCCAGTTTCACCCCGCCGAAATATCTGGTCACCACTATGGCCAGATCGTAGAGGTCCGCTTTTATTACCGCCCCCAATATAGGGCGTCCAGCCGATCCGGATGGCTCGCCGTCGTCGGAACAATGTTCCGTCGTTTTTGGAAACCCGACCCTGTAGGCCCAGCAGTTATGTCTCGCGTCGGAGTACCTCTTCGATATAGACTCTATAGCCTCCTTGGCTTCTTCCACCGTCTTGGCCGGCACCGCCGTAGCTATGAACTCCGATCTCCTCTCCTTCAGGGAGAACCGTCCTTCTTTTATTATCCTGGCGTATCTGTCCTCTAGTCGGGCCATGCTTCTTTGAAAATCCTGTAGGTCTCCTCCAGTGACTGGGGTACCACCCTTACGTCTCCCATCACAGGCATGAAGTTGGTATCCCCGTTCCACCTCGGAACCACGTGCATATGTACGTGATCGGCGACTCCCGCACCGGCAACCTTGCCTATGTTTATGCCAAGGTTGAAACCCTCGGGGTTCATGGTCCTCTTTATCACGTCCATAGAGATGGAGGTCAGACGGTGCATCTCCGCCACCTCTCCAGGATTCAGGGATCCGTATTCGGCTGTATGTCTGTATGGAACCACCATTAAATGACCGGAGTTGTATGGATACCTGTTAAGTATAACGAAGCAGTTCTCCCCTCTAAAGAGGATAAGGTTATCCTCGTCGTCTTCCCGTGCTGGAAAAACGCAGAATATACATCCCGAGGGTTTTTCTACGCTCTGGATATAGGCGGCACGCCAGGGTGCGAATATCTTCTTCATAATAGTAGGTCCTCCTGATCGCTAGATATTTCCCGGGAAATATCTAGCCTTTTTTCCCGTCTCTCTTGTTCAGTACATCCCTTACGCCGTAGATCCCGTGGAGGATGCCGATAACGGTCCCCCCGATAGTGCAGGCGGATAGAGTCCAGTCGGGGTATCCCTGTCTCAGCAGATATCTTCCTAAATAGAGTCCCATGAGCACATATCCTCCGAACAACAACGCCAGAGAGACTATCTTACCGAAGACGACCAGGTCGTTTAGGTCTATTTTCTGTCCCATGGAGAAGAGCCTCCTTTATTTCCCGGGGAATAACCGGTCGCTTTCTCGGGATAATATCTCGCCTATCCGCTCTATCTGGTCTTTGCTCAGTCCCGATAGAATGAGCTTCATTTTGTTGCCTCGTCCGGTCATAGACACTCCGATGTCGTAGGAAGACAGGTCATTTCCCCAGGAGGGGGTTCTTTTTTTTCTCTTCTCCTTGGAAAACTCCTCGGTAGACTCGGCGATCTTTCTTTCCAGTTCCCGAACGGTCCAGCCTTTCTCCGCCGTGACCTTTCCCATTTTTATCGTCGACTCGGCGGATTCCAGGGATAGAAGCGCTCTTCCGTGTCTCTCCGAAAGGGCCCCTTCAGATATCAGACCTAAGACCTCCGTAGGTAGCTTCAACAGTCTGAGTTTGTTAGCCACCGCTGGACGGCTCCAACCGACCTTCTCAGCCAGATTGTCCTGTGACAGCGAAAAACGATCCATCAGTTCCTTGAGGGACATGGCTACCTCGACCGGTGACAGATCCTCTCTCTGTACGTTCTCCACCAGGGAGACCTCCATTATGGCTCCGTCGTCTCCGTCGAACAGGTGAACCGGGACTTCCTTTACTCCTGCCTCCTTGGCGGCCCTCCAGCGTCTCTCTCCTGCGACTATCATGTATCCGCCGTCTTTTTTCGTGACCAGCAGGGGTTGCAGGATGCCGTGTACCCTTATGGAGGCAGCCAGTTCGCTTATCCCTTCTTCGTCGAACTCCTTCCTCGGTTGATCCGGGTTGGGTTTGAGTTCCTTGACAGGGAGGGTCTTGGGTATAGAAGGGGTTACGTCTTTCGGAAGTAGCGCGTCCAGTCCCTTACCTAAAGATCTTCTCTGAGCCATCGGCCTTCCACCTCTCTTGCCAGTTCCCTGTAGGCCAGGGCTCCTTTGCAGTTTTCCTGATAGTAGCTTATGGGTTTGCCGTAGCTGGGTGCCTCCGACAGTGTGACGTTTCGGGGTATGAGGGTATCGAAAGCGGCTTCGCCAAATCCCTCTCTTACCTCCGCTACTACGTCGTTGGCCAGCCTTGTCCTGCTGTCGAACATGGTAAGCACGATCCCGTCCATGTTCAGGTTCGGGTTAAGGTACTGTCTTACCAGGTCCACCGTCCTGGCCAGTTGACCGACGCCCTCCAGAGCGTAGTACTCGCACTGAATGGGGATCAGTAGTCGTTTCGCCGCCACCAGGGCGTTGACCGTCAGGAGACCCAACGACGGTGGACAGTCCACGATGGCTATGTCGTACAGGTCCTCAACGGTGGATAAAGACCCTTTCAACCTGGACTCCCTGCTTATGGCGGAGGAAAGCTCCACCTCCGCTCCCGCCAGGTTTATGTTGGCTGGAACGAGGGAGACACCTTCCCATGGGGTCTCCACGACGACGTCCTGTATCTCTGAGCCGTCGATCAGTATGTCGTAGAGGCTTTTGGGAGAGCTCTCCCTGTCGTGTCCCAGTCCGCTGGAGCAGTTGCCCTGGGGATCGGTGTCAACGACCAATACCCTGTGTCCCAGCCTTCCCAGCTCCGCCGACAGGTTGACGCAGCAGGTGGTCTTTCCTACTCCGCCTTTCTGGTTCGTTACGGCTATGGTGATCATCTTTTCGCCTCCCACCAGGGTTTTTTCTCCGCCTTGCCCGGCCGTCTAGGGTAGACCTCCGGACAGTGGGATTTCTTTCGGAACGTCAGCAGGAAGCCCTGGCGTTCTCCGTTTGAGTAGTCGAATATCTTTGGATAGTCCAGCCCCAGAAGATCCCACTGCCCCTTTATCTTGGCTAGTTCCTCCCGGTATCCCGGACCTTTTATGGACAGAGCCGTACCTCCTACCTTCACGAGGGGAGACAGGTACTCGGCCACTATCCCGACCTCGCTGACCCCTCTCGCCGCCGCCAGGTCGTAGACCTCCCTTTCCTCCAGGGCCAGCTGTTCCGATCGTCCCCATATGACCGAGACGTTATCTATTTCCAACTCGGACACTATGGATTCCAGCGCTCCGGTCTTCTTGCTCTGGCTGTCCAGAAGGGTTATCTCCAGGTCGGGGCGGCATATGGCCCAGGCAAGTCCCGGAAGTCCGCCTCCCGTTCCCACGTCGACTAGCCTGCCGGTCTTGGGCAGAAGTTCCAGGGCGAAAAGGGAGTCTCTGACGTGATCTTTCCAGATGGTATCCTCGTCCTTCGGGCCCGTTAGCCGGACCTTGTCGGAGGACCATCGAGCCAGGATTTCCGAATAGGCCTTGAGTTTAGCCTCGACCCTCTCGTCCAGAGGGGGAATCTCCACCGTTACGTGAACCTGATCCGACGTGCCGTAATTCATAGCGTCGCCCTCTTTTCCAGTATTCTCCTGAAGGCCCAGCCGGCGAAACCCAGTCCGGTAGACTGTCTGTAGAAACATACCACGTCTATTCTCTTCATCTCCAATCCTTCTATAGGTAGGGACACCAGATCACCCCTTTTCAGGTCCTCCGCAACCGTACCGTGGTTTATGAATGCGACTCCCACACCGGCCTTGACGAAGGCCCTGGCCACGTCCCTGCTGTTGACGAAGGTGCCCCTGTGTTGGCCCACCCTCTGTTCCATCAGATACTCCTGTACGAAGGGACAGAGGGAACAGTCCTTCTCGTAGAGTATAAGCTGTTCTTCGTTCAGGTGGGAGGGGGTCACCGACGGTAGAGCTGCGAGAGGATGGTCTTTCGACGCTACAAGGACTATGTGGTCCTCTCCTATTGTGAAGGTCTTAAGGTCTTTGTCGTTGAAGGTCCTGGCGTTCCCCTCCAGAATGGCTATCTCTATATCTCCCCTTCGGAGCATCTCCTGGATGTCCGGGTCGTTTCCGGTCTGTACCGTCATGGCCACGTCGGGATGTTCGTTTCTGAACTCCGCCACCAGAGAGGGAAGGACCATCGTCCCCACGTAGGTGGAAACCCCGAGCTCCAGTTTACCGTATCTCATTGCCTGCATCTCCCTGAATTTCCCCGGGATGGAATCGGATCTCTGGAGGACGTCCAGCGCCAGGGTGTAGAGGGCGTTTCCCTCGGGGGTGAGGGACAGGCTCCTCCCCCTCCTGTTGAAAAGGATAACGTCGTACTCTTTTTCCAGAGTCGCGATATGCTGGCTTACCGAGGGCTGAGACAGATATAGCCTTTCGGCTGTCCTGGTGAAGGATCCTTCCTCCACCAGGGTGCAGAAGGTCCTAAGTTGATGTAGCGACATTGCCGTCCCTCCTCAGATGGGAATAGGTTCTTCCTATAATAATACTCCAATCTCGATCGGAACGGTTTATATATAGGACAACCTGATGGATTGGATTATTTTTTCTTTATTGATACTTATAACGCTCGGTGTATGCTGTAACAGGAGGTGATGTCCATGGACGAAGCCAGACGGGACGATCTTGTCCAACTCTGTCAGGGACTGGTTAGATATCCCAGCCCATCGGGAGAGGAAGGAGAGATCGCCGCCTTTTTGCGGTCCGTCATGGTGTCCCTGGGTTACGACTCCGTACAGGTCGACGGTTACGGCAGCCTGATAGGCACGGTGGACTTCGGTTCGCCCGGTCCCACCTTGCTTTTAGAGGCCCAGATGGATCATGCCGAATCGGGAGACCCGGGAGAATGGCGCCATTATCCCTTCGGAGGCTGGGTCGAATCGGGCCGGATCTACGGTCGGGGTGCCACCGATCAGAAGGGCATCTTGGCCGCCATGGTGCTGGCCCTGGCCTGGCTGAAGCAGGATAGGAGAGAGTCCCTCTGCGGCAGGGCCGTCATGGCCGCCATGGTCCACCAGGAGAGTTTCGAGAGGGCCGCATCCAAACTGGTAGCCGATAGGGTGAGCCCCGACGGGGTAGTGTCCGGAGAGCCGTCGGACCTGACGGTGGAACGGGGACAGAGGGGAAGGGCCTCCATAGCGGTCGATACCTTCGGCCGTATGGAACACAGCTCCATGGGGGACAACAGCTCGGCTGACATGATGGTCCGACTCGTCTCCCGGCTGAAGGAGGACTATGTGCCAAAGGTGGATCCCTTTTTCGGAGAGGCGACCTTGACCCTAACTAGCCTTCACTCCTATCCGGTGGACGTAAGGACTACCATGCCAGTCCGTTGCCGAGCCACCTTCGACAGGAGGATCCTTCCCGGCGAGACGGCCGAGTCCGTGATGAGAGACATAAAGGCGTCCATTTCCTCCGCCGTGAGGGATATTCCGGGCCTGGAGGCTCGGGCCTTCCTGGACGGAGGCGACGGGCACTGCTACACCGGGGCGATGATAAGCTCCGAGGGATTCGCTCCGGCCTGGGAGATCGAGGAGGAGCATCCCTTCGTAGGACTGGTCCTGGAGGGCGTCGCCGAGGCGGGGTTGGAACCGATTCTCTCGAACAGATCCGGCTTCGGCACGAACGGATGTATATATGGAGGAGAAATGTCGGTTCCCACGGTGGTCTTCGGCCCCTCAAGGAGGGAGCTCGCCCACGTAGTGGACGAATACATAGAGGTGGATCAACTGGCCCTCGGCTGTAAATGCTACGGCTCCATAGCCGAGAAGTTTCTTGCTCGAAAGGAGGAGATCCCAGGTGGGGAAGGCAGTAAAGCTTGAGTGCGCCATCTGTGGAAAGACCTACGACCCCGATCCGGAGTTCACCACCTGTCCCGACTGCGGCATAGACGGGACCATGCACGTTCTCTACGATTACGAGGAAATCGGGGAGACCATGACCGCGGAGTCTCTGGCGAGGGATCCGAACAGGTCCCTGTGGCGCTACCTCCCACTGCTTCCGGTTTCGGACGTCGACACTATTCCGGCACTTCAGGTGGGTTGGACCCCTCTCTACGATTCCGGGGCCCTGGCCGAGAGGTACGGAGTAGGTCGCCTTCTGGTGAAGGACGACGGAAGAAACCCCACGGCGTCCTACAAGGACAGGGCAAGCGCCGTCGCAACCGCCATGGCGAAGGAGCTCGGAAGAGACGTGGTGGCCTGCGCTTCCACCGGCAACGCCGCCAGCTCTCTGTCGGGATTTGCGGCTGTATCCGGGCTGAAAAGCGTGATCTTCGTTCCGGAGGCCGCACCTGAGGCCAAGGTAACCCAGCTTCTGGTCTACGGATCCCGGGTGTTCTCCGTCAGGGGAGACTACGAGGAGACGGTCAACCTGGCCATAGAGGCCATAGATTCGGAGGGCTGGTACAACAGAAATTGCGCCATTAACCCCTATCTGGTGGAGGGAAAGAAGACCTGCGCCATGGAGATAGCCGAGCAGATGGGCTGGAAAGTTCCGGACAGGGTTATAACCTCCGTCGGAGACGGCTGCATAATAAGCAGCCTCTACAAGGGATTCCTGGACCTCAAGAGGATCGGCCTGATAGACCGGATTCCCGCCATAACAGGCGTCCAGGCAGAGGGAGCCTGTCCCGTCCACGATGCCGTACGGTCCGGAGCGGACAGGGTGACCTTTGGTCCCGCCGATACCGTGGCGGACAGCATATCGGTGGGAGCTCCCAGAAACTGGGTCAAGGCGCTGAACGCCGTGAGGTCCAGCGGAGGGACCACCGTGACAGTGTCGGACCAGGAGATACTGGAGGCCATGACGGAACTGGCCCGAGCTACAGGGGTCTTCGGAGAGCCGGCCGGTGTGACGTCCTTCGCCGGATTCAAAAAGATGGCGAACCAGGGAACGCTGGGATCGGACGAGGTTGTGGCAATAGTGGTGACGGGAAACGGACTAAAGGACGCGGCTTCGGCCAGAAAAGCGGTGGAGGCACCTACATCGGTGGATCCGTCGATGGAATCGCTCCTCAAGGTGCTGAAACGGTAGAGACGGAATTCAATAAATTTTGTTTTGTAATATAAAAATATATAAATACGAGGAGAGTGTGTCTAAAAATGTCGTATAACATAATAGACCTCACCGTAAACGAGAAACAGCTCGAAAGCGCCGTCGAAAGGGCCAGGGAAAAGGAAATCGTAATTCCCACCTTTGCGGAGATGAAGGACCCCTCGAAGGTTCCGGCCAAGATAAAGGAAAAGCTGGCCTCGGTGGGACTCTGGGACGTCGACCCTCTGAACCTGTTCCGAATAACCTGGAAGAACGAGCCGGTCAAGGACGGCGGACTGTACGACGGGGTCAACTTCGTCGAGCTTCCCGAATCCCTCACAGGGGTCAAGGCCAGGATCTTCGCCCTGGTGGGAAAGTGGTTCCCCACCGGAGCCCACAAGGTAGGGGCTACCTTCGGCTGTCTCGCCCCCAGGTTGGTGACGGGGCAGTTCGACCCTGTGAATCAGAGGGCGGTGTGGCCCTCTACCGGAAACTACTGCCGCGGCGGAGCCTACAACGCCCAGCTTCTGGGATGCGAGTCCATAGCCATTCTTCCCGAGGGGATGAGCCGCGAGCGTTTCGAGTGGCTCAAGAAAGTGGCTGGAGAGGTCATAGCCACCCCGGGGTCGGAGAGCAACGTCAAGGAAATCTTCGACAAAACCTGGGAGCTCAGGAAGACCAGGGACGATGTGGTCATCTTCAACCAGTTCGACGAGATGGGCAACCCCCTCTGGCACTACGTCGTCACCGGAAACGCCATAGAGGAGATGCTGGAGCAGGTGATGGGCAAGGACGACCGCTACTTCGGCTGCGCCTTCACCACCGGATCCGCCGGGACCATAGCCTGTGGCGACTACATGAAGGAGCTTTTCCCTGCGAGCAAGATTGCCGCCTCCGAGGCCCTTCAGTGTCCCACCCTTCTCTGGAACGGATGGGGAGCCCACAGGATAGAGGGCATAGGGGACAAGCATGTGCCCTGGGTCCACAACGTTAAGAACACCGACATGATAATCGACGTGGACGACGAGGACTCCATGGCCTGGATCCGGCTTTTCAACGAGCCAGCCGGAAAGGACTACCTTAAGAAAAAGGGAGTGCCGGAGGATCTGGTGGATTCCCTCGACCTGGTGGGGATCTCCGGAGCGGCCAACATAATATCCTGCATCAAAATGGCCAAGTATTACGAGCTGACAGAGAAGGACGTTCTAGTGACGGTCCTCACCGACTCGATGGAGCTGTACAACTCCCGTCTGGCCGAGATGGAGGAAGAGTTCGGCCCTTACGGCGAGATAGACGCCGCGGTGGACTTCCACCAGCATATCAAAGGTCTTTCGGTGGACTACATGCAGGAACTTTCCTACAGGGACAGAAAGAGGGTCCACGACCTCAAGTACTACACCTGGGTGGAACAGCAGGGCAAGTCCATGGAGGAGCTGGACGCTCAGTGGTACGATGCCGAGAACTACTGGGGCGAGATCCACGGCATGGCGGACAAAATAGACGAGAAGATCAGAGAGTTCAACGACAAGACCGGATTGCTGAAATAAAGTCAGCTTAGATCAAGGTCCTGACCCCCTCTTGAGGACCTCGAGAGGGGGCCTTTTGTAAGTTATTTCCGAGTAAGCCGGTCTTCCGAGAGGTAGGTCCGCCTAGGCCCTGTCTCGCCCAAGCGTATTCTCGACCTGCCTGTTCCGAACGGACCGCCTCCGAGGGCACGTCCTGTGCCCCCTCGGCTTGGGGCGACGTCCTGTCGCCCCATCCGTCCTACACGACGGCAGGTCGAGAATACGGGCTCGAATGGGCCAAGGCGAACCTACCTCTCGGAGGAAGCTTGAGCACGAATTTTTTATGGAAGGGTGATTCATCCTGTTCGACCTCCTTATAACCGGAGCCTCCATAGTGGACGGCAGCGGAAGAGATCCCTTCGTCGCCGATCTGGCCGTTAAAGACGGCCTCGTCGCGGCCATAGGTTCGAACCTCGGACCGGTGGCGGAGACGATAGACCTCGCAGGTAAAACCCTGGTCCCTGGGTTCGTGGACGTTCACGGGCATTCGGAGCTGAGGGCCATGACCGATCCCGACGTGTCTCCGAAGCTGCTCCAGGGCTATACCTCCGAGCTTGCGGGAAACTGCGGAGTGGGCGTGGCCCCTGTCAGAGAGGAGGAGAAGACCTCTCTTGCCCAGGAGGTGGCTGGGATACTGGGGAGAGGTCCCGAAGTCTGGAACTGGAACTCCTT from Dethiosulfovibrio russensis encodes:
- a CDS encoding pyridoxal-phosphate dependent enzyme; the encoded protein is MSYNIIDLTVNEKQLESAVERAREKEIVIPTFAEMKDPSKVPAKIKEKLASVGLWDVDPLNLFRITWKNEPVKDGGLYDGVNFVELPESLTGVKARIFALVGKWFPTGAHKVGATFGCLAPRLVTGQFDPVNQRAVWPSTGNYCRGGAYNAQLLGCESIAILPEGMSRERFEWLKKVAGEVIATPGSESNVKEIFDKTWELRKTRDDVVIFNQFDEMGNPLWHYVVTGNAIEEMLEQVMGKDDRYFGCAFTTGSAGTIACGDYMKELFPASKIAASEALQCPTLLWNGWGAHRIEGIGDKHVPWVHNVKNTDMIIDVDDEDSMAWIRLFNEPAGKDYLKKKGVPEDLVDSLDLVGISGAANIISCIKMAKYYELTEKDVLVTVLTDSMELYNSRLAEMEEEFGPYGEIDAAVDFHQHIKGLSVDYMQELSYRDRKRVHDLKYYTWVEQQGKSMEELDAQWYDAENYWGEIHGMADKIDEKIREFNDKTGLLK